The genomic segment AACGCCTACAGCAGGAGCATGCGGCATTGTACCAGGGACGCTGTTTGCCGTATCCGACAAGCTGCAACCGACCCGTGAGGAAATGGTCAATTATTTGTTCACGGCAGGCGCTATCGGGTATTGCATTGCCAATAACGCATTCATTTCGGGTGCTGCGGGTGGTTGCCAGGCAGAGGTAGGCTCTGCAACAGCCATGGCTGCTGCGGCGATTGTAGAAATGGCTGGCGGTACGCCTGAGGAATCTGCCCAAGCAGTGGCGATCGCGTTGAAAAATATGCTCGGTCTGGTCTGTGACCCCGTAGCCGGACTGGTTGAAGTACCATGTGTCAAACGAAATGCGATGGGAGCAGCGATTGCGACGGTAGCCGCAGATATGGCAATGGCAGGCATCAAGAGCGTAATCCCGACAGATGAAGTTATCGATGCCATGTACCGAATCGGCTGTGCCATGCCGACTGCGCTGAAGGAAACCGCACAGGGTGGTCTTGCTGCCACGCAAACGGGCCGCATGATCGAAGCCAAAGTGTTCGGCGTACGGATGGAGAAGTAAGATGGCTGGTGCATATCAATCGCCCGTCTCCCTTTTGCACGGGGTAGGGGAAGAGCGGGCGAAGGCATTTGCAGGATTGGGAATCAACAGCATTGGTGATTTGCTGGAGTATTTCCCGTCTCGCTATGAAGATTACCGTGTGCGCGATTTGACAGAAGTAAAAGACGGAGAGAGGGTCACGCTGGCAGGTACGGTGTACGGCGAACCCTCTGTTCGTTTTTATGGAAAAAGAAAATCACGACTGTCGGTCAAGATTGTCATGGATCGTGTCGTGGTGACGGCTGTCTGGTTCAATCAGACGTTTGTCAAAAGCAGGCTGTCGCCCGGCAAGGAAATACTCGTCACAGGAAAATGGGACAAGCACAAGCTACAGATCACTGTGAGCGAAATGACAGAAGTAGACTCCGAACGTGCGACAAAACGAGGCGAGCTCGCCCCTGTCTATCCACTTGGCGGCGATGTGACGCATACACTGCTGCGCAAAACCATTCAACAGGCGTTGCGTCAGTATGGCAAGGAGATTCCTGAGATCCTTCCTGCGGATATTGTGGAGCGCTACCGACTGATGCCGCGGGTGCATGCCTTTCATTCGATTCATTTTCCGGAAAATGCGGAAGATGGCCGTCAAGCGCGGCGACGGATTATGTTCGAGGAGCTTTTTTTATTCCAGTTGAAAATGCAAACACTGCGCAAAATTAATCGGCAGCAAACGGAAGGTGTTGCTTTGGCGATTCCGATGGAAGAGGTACGGGAATTTGTCAAAGGGTTACCGTTCCCGCTGACAGATGCGCAGAAACGAGTGGTAAAAGAAATATTGGACGACATGCGTGCCCCTCATGCGATGAATCGGCTGCTGCAAGGGGACGTAGGCTCTGGGAAAACCGTCGTAGCTGCGATCGCCCTGATTGCTGCGGTGAAAGCAGGTTATCAGGGAGCACTGATGGTACCGACGGAGATTCTCGCCGAGCAGCATGTGCAGTCGTTGACGAAGCTCTTGTCCGATTACGGCATTCAGGTCGCGCTCTTATCTGGCTCACTGACCGCGAAACGTAGACGCGAAGTCATCGGCTCTCTGCAAATGGGGCTAATCGATGTCGTAGTCGGCACCCATGCGCTCATTCAAGAGGACGTCTTTTTCTCCCGTCTTGGTCTCGTGATTACGGACGAGCAGCACCGATTCGGTGTGGAGCAGCGGCGAATTTTACGGAATAAAGGCTTGTCACCCGATGTCTTGTTTATGACTGCAACGCCAATTCCGAGAACACTGGCAATTACGGCATTTGGCGACATGGACGTCTCGACGATTGATCAAATGCCTGCGGGGCGCAAACCGATTGAGACGACATGGAAAAAGCATGATCAGTTTCCGGCTGTGCTGGAGCAAATGCGGGATGAACTGCGCAAAGGACGACAGGCGTATGTGATTTGTCCGCTTATTGAGGAATCCGAAAAGCTCGATGTGCAAAATGCGATTGATGTACATGCTCAGCTCACACACATTTTCCCTGAATTTGGCGTAGGCCTGATGCATGGGCGACTGCCAGCGAAGGAAAAGGATGCAGTCATGCAAGCCTTTCTTGCGGCAGAGCACGATGTCCTGGTCAGTACAACGGTCGTAGAGGTCGGTGTGAATGTGCCGAATGCCACCTATATGGTCATTTATGATGCGGAGCGGTTTGGTCTTGCTCAGCTTCACCAATTGCGTGGACGCGTAGGACGTGGCTCTGAACAGTCGTATTGTGTGCTGATCGCCGATCCGAAATCCGAGATCGGAAAAGAGCGGATGCGTGTCATGTGCGAGACAACGGATGGATTCGAGCTGTCGCAGCGCGATTTGGAATTGCGCGGACCGGGTGATTTTTTCGGCACGAAGCAGAGCGGCTTGCCGGAGTTTAAGGTCGCTGATCTATTAAGTGATTACAAAGCGCTGGAGGTAGCGAGACAGGAGACTGTCAAGCTGGTAGCAGAGGACTCTTTCTGGCGCGACGAAAAGTATCACTGGCTGCGTGACTATTTGAAGAATGAGGGCGTGCTGGATGGCGTCGTCTTCGATTAAGAAAGGTAGGAAGGCCTTCCCACTTCAAGCGTGTGGGTAGGTTTTTTCTTTTGTGGGGTGAAACCTTAAGCGGGCTATCGACGTCTATCCTCTGTAAGGTAAATTTTTCTAGGAAGCGAGGCGAGTTTTTTGTCTTTGCGAAAAATTCGGGGAATGAGTATGTCCATTGTGTTCGCATTGCTTATCATGACAGGATCCGACTTCGCGCAAGCAACTTCCACGGACAGTCGGATTGCTCAGACTGGCCCATCCCATACGACCAGCCAAATGACAAAGGAATGGAAGCAAAAGGAACTGCCTTACGACTACGCGGCGATGAAAGAAGACGTGGTCATTCAGCTAAACGACGCTCCACAGCTCCGCT from the Brevibacillus brevis genome contains:
- the sdaAA gene encoding L-serine ammonia-lyase, iron-sulfur-dependent, subunit alpha yields the protein MFRNVAELVELAESQGKKISEVMIEAEMEVSQRSRDAIMQDMYANLDVMEKAVRRGLTEDIRSHSGLTGGDAKKLQTYMETKTFLSGPTLLNAVSMSVAVNEVNAAMGTIVATPTAGACGIVPGTLFAVSDKLQPTREEMVNYLFTAGAIGYCIANNAFISGAAGGCQAEVGSATAMAAAAIVEMAGGTPEESAQAVAIALKNMLGLVCDPVAGLVEVPCVKRNAMGAAIATVAADMAMAGIKSVIPTDEVIDAMYRIGCAMPTALKETAQGGLAATQTGRMIEAKVFGVRMEK
- the recG gene encoding ATP-dependent DNA helicase RecG, giving the protein MAGAYQSPVSLLHGVGEERAKAFAGLGINSIGDLLEYFPSRYEDYRVRDLTEVKDGERVTLAGTVYGEPSVRFYGKRKSRLSVKIVMDRVVVTAVWFNQTFVKSRLSPGKEILVTGKWDKHKLQITVSEMTEVDSERATKRGELAPVYPLGGDVTHTLLRKTIQQALRQYGKEIPEILPADIVERYRLMPRVHAFHSIHFPENAEDGRQARRRIMFEELFLFQLKMQTLRKINRQQTEGVALAIPMEEVREFVKGLPFPLTDAQKRVVKEILDDMRAPHAMNRLLQGDVGSGKTVVAAIALIAAVKAGYQGALMVPTEILAEQHVQSLTKLLSDYGIQVALLSGSLTAKRRREVIGSLQMGLIDVVVGTHALIQEDVFFSRLGLVITDEQHRFGVEQRRILRNKGLSPDVLFMTATPIPRTLAITAFGDMDVSTIDQMPAGRKPIETTWKKHDQFPAVLEQMRDELRKGRQAYVICPLIEESEKLDVQNAIDVHAQLTHIFPEFGVGLMHGRLPAKEKDAVMQAFLAAEHDVLVSTTVVEVGVNVPNATYMVIYDAERFGLAQLHQLRGRVGRGSEQSYCVLIADPKSEIGKERMRVMCETTDGFELSQRDLELRGPGDFFGTKQSGLPEFKVADLLSDYKALEVARQETVKLVAEDSFWRDEKYHWLRDYLKNEGVLDGVVFD